A segment of the Chloroflexota bacterium genome:
CCAAGACCTCCACGAAGACCACGAGGCGGTCGGCCTGGGCGGTGGCGGTAACGCGCAGGAAACTCCATTCCTTGTCGCTCCAGTTCCAATCGCTCCACACCACCTGAATCGAATCGGGGTTGGCCACGCCACGGGGGTGGATGCCGATGCGCTTGGCCATCTTGTTGGGCTTCTGGGTGCCCGTCAGGCCATTCCAGGCGGTTTTGACCCATGCTTTGGCCCGATAGACCTCGCCAGCCTGGATGCGAACGCCAGGACCACCGCCCGGCAGGATGGTGGTGAGGGTGGTCTGGAAAATGCCTGCCCGGTAGGGGGTGCCTTCGCTCTCGATGGCCTGGGCGTACTGGCCGGCGAAAGCGTGGGTGGAGCGATAGAAGCGGGGAACAGGGCGATACTGGGCTCCCACATAGGGCACCCAGAACTCAGCGACCTCTCCATCGCCGTACATGTAATAAGAGCCCTCGAAATCCCCGTTCTGGACCAGGTTGATGCCTACCGGGGGGATTCCTTGGGCTGAAGTCGAGGTGTGCGCCTGAAGTAGTACCAGGCTCAGGGCGAGGAGAAGGATGGGGAACAGTCCTCTTTTCATGTCGTCTGTGCATCCTCCTTGTTTTGGATTTCTGGCCCGGCCTGGCCCAGTGGGGATGGGGGAGCAGTTTGGCATAATGCGGGCGGGGCGGCCGGATTAGTGAGCATTGTAGCACGGTTGGGGCAGGCTGTCAACTGCACAGCCAGTGCCACTCGTTACTCGCTGGTATGCCTTTGCGTTTGGTGCATTTTCATGGTAAAATAAAAATAAAGATGAGCCCCTGTAGCTCAGTGGACAGAGCAGTGGCCTTCTAAGCCATGTGTCGTGCGTTCGAATCGCACCAGGGGTGCTGAGATGCAGTTGACAGAGAGCACTTGCTTGCCGCCAAATGGTGCACCCTCATTCAGACCTTGGCGGCAAAGACGGAGCGATATGAGCGTTCGGTTCGCAGTCCGATGGATGATCGGGGTCCTTCTCCTCACCACCGCCTGTAGCAACATCCCCTTCTTGCGCCCTGCGCCCACACCCACTCCCGCGCCTACCCTCGAAAGCGCATTAGCCACCGCCAGCGACTTCCTTTCCGCCTGGGAGAGGTGGGACTACGAAGGCATGTATGATCTCCTCTCCCCCAGCGCGAAGGAGACTATCTCCCGCGAGCGCTTTGTCACCCGCTACCGTAACATCGCCCAGGAGGCTACTATCACCGCCGTCAAAACCCAGCGCGGGTCGGGCCAGGTGGACGGGGAGACGGCCACTGTCGCATTCCGCGTGCTTATGGAGACGCAATTAGTGGGTCAGATTGTGCTCGACAACAGCCTGCATCTCTCCTGGCGCGACTGGCACTGGGATGTGGACTGGACCCCCGCTGCTATCTTCCCCACCTTGAGCGGGGATAACTTGGTCCATCTCTTCCGCAACACCCCTGCCAGAGGAAGCATCTACGACCGCGACGGTTTGCCCTTGGCTACGTTAGGCAAGAAACTGGCGATCGGCGTAGTCCCCGGGCAGATCGAGGATGAGGCCCGCCTGGTAAACGAATTGGGCCGCATCTTTCGACTCACGCCAGACCAGGTGCGCGCCAAGTATGCCAGTGCTGGCCGGCCCGACTGGTTCATGCCCGTGGGCGAGTTGTGGCCTGAGCAATACGTGGTGGAGAGGGCGGTGCTCGATGGGTTAGCGGGCGTGGCGGTGCGGGAGTTGGACGTGCGCATCTACCCCAACGGCTCTTTGGCCGGACAAGTGATAGGCTATCTGGGCGAAATCCAGCCCGATGACTTGTCGGTGTTGGAGCCGAGGGGCTACCGCGCGGGCGACATCGTCGGCGCCGCAGGGCTGGAGCGTTCGGCAGAGGAGTATCTGGCTGGCGGGCACGGCGCGACGCTGGCTATTATCTCGCCGGAGGGCCAGATCGTGAACATCATCGCCCAGCGCCAAGCCACGCCTTCCAGTTCGGTCTACACTACGCTGGATACGAAACTCCAGCGTGCAGCCGAGGCTGCCCTGGCCGGGCGCAACGGGGCCATTGTGGCCTTGGACCCTCAGACCGGCGATGTGCTGGCCATGGCCTCGAGCCCTGGCTACGACCCCGGCAACCTCACTGCTGGGCTCACGGCCGAGCAGTGGGCCGCGCTGCTCAACGACCCCAACCATCCCCTCCTCAATCGAGCCACCCTGGGCCTATATCCACTGGGCTCGACTTTCAAGATTGTGACCATGGCTGCAGGCATGGAGGAATTGGGGCTGACGGCGGATTCACACTATTACTGTGCCGGGCAATGGGAACTGGGCGACGGCTGGCCGCGAGCCTGCTGGATCTGGGCCGAGGCCCACACTGGGCACGGCGACATCAACCTGTTCAACGGGCTGGTGCACTCCTGTAACACTGTCTTCTGGGAAGTGGGCAAGGCGCTCGACGCCCACGACCCGACGGCGCTGCCCCGTATGGCCCGCGCCTTCGGCCTGGGAGCGACTACCGGCATCCAATGGCTGGAAGAAGCGACTGGCTTGGTGCCCGACCCTGCCTGGGTGGATGCTAATACCCCACGCAGTTGGGCGGTGAGCGATGCGGTGAACTTGGCCATTGGGCAGGGGTACTTGCAGGTCACGCCATTGCAAGCAGCAAATTTGATCGCTGCAGTGGCCAACGGGGGGACGCTCTACACGCCGCGCTTGGTGCGTCGCATTGTTTCGCCGACGGGCGGCGAACAGATCTTCGAGCCACAGGTGATCCGTCAGTTGCCGGTGTCGCCAGGCAACCTGGAGGTGATTCGCCAGGCGCTGGTGGCTGTGGCGCAGCGGGGCACGGCACGGAATACCTTGGCGGGCTTCACCGTATCCACGGCGGGCAAGACGGGCACTGCCGAAGCGCCCCCGGGGGCAACTCACGCCTGGTTTCTTGGCTACGCCCCGGCCGAGAACCCGCAGATTGCGGTGGCCGTCGTGGTCGAGCACGGCGGCCAGGGCAACCTGGTAGCCGCCCCCATCTTCCGCCAAGTATTGGAGGCGTTCTTCGGGATGTAGGGGCGTCGCATGCTACGCCCCTACGGGTTGCGACCAGCAAATCGCCGTCTGGAGACGGCTACATATACGGAATTCGAAAAAGGGTTGGCGTGATTCAGAAGTGGACGTATAATACAATATAGCGTAAATTCTCGAGTTTGTGTCATGGCGCTGATTGGAGGAAGGAGGTGGGAAGATGGAAAAGTTCACCGCGGTTTTTGAACAAGAGGGAGAATGGTGGATTGGGTATGTGGAGGAATTGCCAGGTGCCAATACGCAAGGCCGAACCTTGGAGGAAGCGCGCGAGAACCTGAAAGAGGCCGTGCGTCTCGTCATTGAGGCCAACCGAGAGTTAGCGCGCCGCGAAACTGCGGGCAAAGGTGTTGTGCGAGAAGAGTTGATGGTGCCTGTGTAATGAAGCGCCGCGCCTTACTGAAGCATCTCAGACTGTACGGCTGTGAGTTGTTGCGCGAAGGTGAGAAGCATTCTGTGTATTGGAACCCAGCCAATAGAAGAACATCGTCGGTGCCACGACACACTGAGATTGTGGACAAACTTGCTCGTAAGATCTGCAAAGACCTCGGGATCCCGACACCCTAAGGATAGACTGCCGGAAACGAATGCCTGTGAACCCCCACCGACTCATAACTCTCACCCTCCTCATCCTCCTTCTCGCCATCGGCTGCCAGGCCAGCCCTGGGCCGACCGCCCTTCCCATCACGCTCACCGCTCCGGCGCCAGGCCCTTTCCCCTCGCTGACCCCAGCGCCCCGGGCGGCACGCTCATCGTCGGCCTGGATGCCCCGGTAGATAGCCTCGACCCAGCGGCCGCCTATGGCGCAACTTTGATGCAGCGCGGAGCACGTACTCCACTTGTCTAGGACAACCGGCTGCGCTATAATCCGGCTGTATCTCCTATAAGGGCCTGCGGATGGGGCAAGGCACTTATCCTTAAGTGGCTGAATTTT
Coding sequences within it:
- the mrdA gene encoding penicillin-binding protein 2, whose protein sequence is MSVRFAVRWMIGVLLLTTACSNIPFLRPAPTPTPAPTLESALATASDFLSAWERWDYEGMYDLLSPSAKETISRERFVTRYRNIAQEATITAVKTQRGSGQVDGETATVAFRVLMETQLVGQIVLDNSLHLSWRDWHWDVDWTPAAIFPTLSGDNLVHLFRNTPARGSIYDRDGLPLATLGKKLAIGVVPGQIEDEARLVNELGRIFRLTPDQVRAKYASAGRPDWFMPVGELWPEQYVVERAVLDGLAGVAVRELDVRIYPNGSLAGQVIGYLGEIQPDDLSVLEPRGYRAGDIVGAAGLERSAEEYLAGGHGATLAIISPEGQIVNIIAQRQATPSSSVYTTLDTKLQRAAEAALAGRNGAIVALDPQTGDVLAMASSPGYDPGNLTAGLTAEQWAALLNDPNHPLLNRATLGLYPLGSTFKIVTMAAGMEELGLTADSHYYCAGQWELGDGWPRACWIWAEAHTGHGDINLFNGLVHSCNTVFWEVGKALDAHDPTALPRMARAFGLGATTGIQWLEEATGLVPDPAWVDANTPRSWAVSDAVNLAIGQGYLQVTPLQAANLIAAVANGGTLYTPRLVRRIVSPTGGEQIFEPQVIRQLPVSPGNLEVIRQALVAVAQRGTARNTLAGFTVSTAGKTGTAEAPPGATHAWFLGYAPAENPQIAVAVVVEHGGQGNLVAAPIFRQVLEAFFGM
- a CDS encoding type II toxin-antitoxin system HicB family antitoxin, with product MEKFTAVFEQEGEWWIGYVEELPGANTQGRTLEEARENLKEAVRLVIEANRELARRETAGKGVVREELMVPV